The following are from one region of the Nicotiana tabacum cultivar K326 chromosome 3, ASM71507v2, whole genome shotgun sequence genome:
- the LOC107829246 gene encoding tetrahydroberberine oxidase-like, whose translation MTTFNKLKIFLFLSICLSSSWFTSANMHDDFLECLSHKTMNSNSMSQIIYTPKNSSYSTILKSFESNLRITSDFKPSIIFTPIDESQIQAAIHCSKKHGLQIRIRSGGHDYEGLSYISETPFVIIDLRNLRSISIDTENKTAWIQAGATLGEVYYRIAEKSKTLAFVAGVCPTVGVGGHFSGGGYGMMSRKFGTAADNIIDAKLIDANGRILDKKSMGEDLFWAIRGGGGTTFGIIISWKVKLLDIPEKVTVFNVTRTLEENATQLVYKWQHIADKVDDNLLLRLFLSSSESPFRRGQRTVHASFTTMFVGGVDELLHEMQKSFPELGLAKEDCIEMSWIESILFFAGFPRSTSLDVLLNRNITTNQRGYFKGKSDYVQQLISINGLKGIWKLFNHVDENSAELQFSPYGGKLNDFIESETPFPHRAGNIFMIHYGVGWEKMESSKKHIAWIRNLYRYMARYVSKSPRAAYFNYRDLDLGVNNKGNTSYAQARIWGAKYFKNNFDRLVQVKTKVDPTNFFRNEQSIPPISS comes from the coding sequence ATGACAACTTTCAACAAGTTAAaaatctttctctttctttcaatttGCCTTTCATCATCATGGTTTACCTCAGCAAATATGCATGATGACTTTCTTGAATGCCTTTCTCACAAAACTATGAACTCAAATTCAATGTCACAAATCATCTACACACCCAAAAACTCATCATATTCCACCATTTTGAAGTCTTTTGAAAGTAACCTAAGGATAACCTCCGACTTCAAACCATCAATTATTTTCACTCCTATAGACGAATCTCAAATCCAGGCAGCTATACATTGCTCCAAGAAACATGGCCTACAAATCAGAATTCGAAGCGGTGGACATGACTATGAAGGCCTTTCCTATATTTCTGAAACCCCTTTTGTCATCATTGATCTTAGAAACCTAAGATCAATCTCCATTGATACCGAAAACAAGACTGCTTGGATTCAAGCTGGCGCGACCCTTGGGGAAGTTTACTATAGAATCGCCGAGAAAAGCAAAACATTGGCCTTTGTTGCCGGGGTTTGCCCTACTGTTGGTGTTGGAGGACACTTTAGTGGTGGAGGCTATGGCATGATGTCCCGAAAATTCGGTACTGCTGCTGATAACATTATTGATGCTAAGCTAATCGATGCCAATGGAAGAATACTGGATAAAAAATCAATGGGGGAAGATCTGTTTTGGGCTATTAGAGGAGGTGGAGGGACTACCTTTGGTATCATTATTTCATGGAAGGTGAAACTACTCGATATTCCAGAAAAGGTGACCGTGTTCAACGTGACACGAACATTGGAAGAAAACGCAACTCAACTAGTCTACAAATGGCAACATATCGCGGACAAAGTTGATGACAATCTCCTTCTCAGGCTTTTTCTGAGTAGCAGTGAATCTCCATTTCGGCGTGGGCAAAGGACTGTCCACGCCTCTTTCACTACAATGTTCGTCGGAGGAGTTGATGAACTCCTCCACGAAATGCAAAAGAGCTTCCCTGAACTAGGGTTGGCGAAAGAAGATTGCATTGAGATGAGTTGGATCGAATCTATACTCTTCTTTGCTGGTTTCCCTAGGAGCACATCACTTGATGTGTTGCTAAATAGGAACATCACAACTAATCAAAGGGGATACTTCAAAGGGAAATCAGATTATGTCCAACAACTAATTTCTATAAATGGTCTCAAAGGTATATGGAAACTGTTCAACCATGTAGATGAAAATTCAGCGGAATTGCAATTCAGTCCTTACGGAGGAAAATTGAATGACTTCATAGAATCTGAAACTCCATTCCCACATAGAGCTGGAAATATATTTATGATCCATTATGGGGTGGGTTGGGAAAAAATGGAAAGTTCTAAAAAACATATAGCTTGGATTCGAAATCTTTATCGATACATGGCTAGGTATGTGTCAAAATCTCCTAGAGCTGCTTATTTCAACTACAGAGATCTTGATTTGGGAGTGAACAACAAAGGAAACACAAGCTATGCACAAGCACGAATTTGGGGAGCGAAATACTTCAAGAACAACTTTGATAGATTGGTGCAAGTGAAGACTAAGGTTGATCCAACAAACTTCTTTAGGAATGAACAAAGTATTCCTCCTATCTCATCTTAA